The nucleotide window GCGGCGCAGTGCGCGACGCCCTCGCCGGGCTCAAGACACAGGAAGCGACGGCCATCGGGGACGGCATCGCGACCTCGCTGCGCGCGGTCCCGGGACGTGCGCCGAGCGTGCCCGGCGCGTCCGGCCAAGGGTCGGGCGGCAATACGCCGTTCGGCCAGTCACCGTTGGGGCAGTCACCGCTTGGCCAGCCGCCGCTCGGCGCGCCGCCGGGTCAGGCCCAGCCTCCGGCCGGTACGCCGGGCCAGGGGACATCACCGGCGGACCTGCCGCCGGCGGCGATCATTCTCCTGACCGACGGGGGGCAAAACGCCGGCACCGCGGATCCGATTCGCATGGCGGCGCTGGCCAAACAGCTCAAAGTCAAGATCTACACGATCGGCCTCGGGACCCCGGGCGGCGGCGTCTTCAACTACCAGGGACAGATGGTGCTGGTGCCGTTTGACCCGACGCTGCTCGCGCAGGTCGCGGCAATCACGGACGGCAGGTTCTACATGTCGCCCACGGCCGACGACCTCAAGCGCATCTACCGCGAGCTCGGCCGGACCATCGGGTGGGAGAAACGCAAGACCGAAGTGTCGGCCCTGTTCGTAGCGGGCGCCGGCGTCCTCATGCTGGGCGGTGGCGCCCTGTCGATGCTGTGGATGGGACGGCTGCCGTGAGTTTTCTCTGGCCCAAGGTCTTGTGGCTCTACGGCATCGTGCCGGTGCTCGTGGCGACGTACGTCTGGGTCCTGCGACGGCCGGCCCGCGAGCGCGTGCAGTATCCGACCCTGGAGCTGGCGCGGATCGCCGCGGCGGCCGGCGGGCGGTGGCGGCGGCACGTCCCGGCGGTGCTGTATCTCGCGACACTCTGCGGTGTGATTTTCACCGTGGCGCGGCCGGTGGCGCCCGTCCCGGTGCCGGACAACCAGGTGGCCGTCATGCTGAGCATGGACGTGAGCCGCAGCATGATGGCACGCGATGTCGTGCCGACCCGCCTGGACGCGGCCAAGAAGGCCGCGGTGGAGTTCGTCCGCAATCTGCCGCGCGGCGCCAAAGTCGGTCTCGTGTCGTTCAGCAGCTACGCCACGCTCATCGCGCCGCCCACCGACGATCACGACCGGGTGATTCAGGCGATCAACGGATTGAACCTCGAGTTTGCGACCGCGATCGGCGATGGACTGCTCGAGGCGGTGTACGCGCTGCCGGGGCGTCAGCGGCCTGCGGGCGAGGTATTGCCCGGCGTTCCGCCCCCGCCGCCGCCGGACGCGGACCGTCTGCCGCCGGCCACGGTGGTGTTGTTGAGCGACGGCCAAAGCAATCGGGGCACGCCGCCCGAGGACGCGGCGACGGTAGCCCGTCAACTGCATGTCCGGGTCTATACGGTCGGGCTCGGCTCGCCGGAAGGCACATTTCTCGAGCTCGGCGGCCGCGGCATTTTCGTGCGGCTGGACGAGGAGACGTTGAAGGAGATCGCCGAGGTCACGGGCGGCGCCTACTGGCGGGTCTCGTCGAGCAGCGAGTTGAACCGCGTGTACTCCCGCCTGGGCCGGGTGATCGGCTGGAAGCGCGTCCCCGTGGAAGTAAGCGGCCTCGCGGCCGTCGGGGTCGCCGCGTTATTCCTGGGCACCGTCGCGACGTCGCTCATGTGGATGCACCGCCTGGGATAGGGGGAAAGATAACCTCTGGATTCAGCCTGGGTGCACGGGAGAGACTGGATGAACGGAACCCGGACTATCGCCCCGCCGCTCGACGACGTGCTGTACACGATGGCCGAAGAAGGCGCCGATGAGGAGACGAGCGACCTCGCGGAAGACGTGTGGGCCGGCCTGATGCGCGACGGCGCCGAGGTCGCGCGGCGCGTGGAGGAAGAGATCGACGCGGGTTCCCGGGACGAGGTCGATCCGGATGATCTGGCCGCGCTGCGGGATGCCGCCGGCATCATCATCACGCGCGATCACCGCCGCGGCCGGGTGACCGCCCGCGCGTATCCGGACGAGAGCGAACTGCTCGCGGCGTGGAACGCGATCGTCGTCGAGCTCGAACCGAGCGCGCTCGGCGCCGAGACGTCGGAGACAGACGGCGGGCCGCACGGGTAAAATCTCCTCGGGACATCAACGACGAGGGAACGGCAGCGTATGAGCCTTCTCGCATGGATTGTGGTCGGAATGGTCGCGGGCTGGCTGGCGAAGATGGTCGTGCCGGGCGAGGCCCCGGCCGGGCTCGCCGGCGACCTGCTGATCGGCGTGGTCGGCGCCGTCATCGGCGGCTGGATCTTCCGGTCGCTTGGGCATCCGGGTGTGACCGGGTTGAACGTCTGGTCGATCGTGGTCGCGGCGGTCGGCGCGGTCGTCCTGCTCTGGCTACTCCGGCTCTTCACCGGCAGGCGGCCGGTCCGTCTCCGGTAGGGCGAGGAAATCTTCCGGGCCGGTGCCGGCAGGCGCCCGCCGGCGCCGGCCCAGCGTTCCCGCGAACTTTCCTGCTATGATGACTCCGCATGCGGGTCGTAGTCACAGGGGGCGCGGGCTTCATCGGGTCGCACTTGTGCGAGCGGCTGCTCGCCGATGGGGCCGAAGTCGTCTGCGTCGATAATCTCCTCACGGGGCGCGCCGGGAACCTCGCGCATCTCGCCGGCCCCCGCTTCGAGTTCCGCCGCCACGACATCACCACGCCGATCGACGTACCCGGGGCCGTCGACGTCGTCCTGCACTTTGCGAGCGCCGCGAGCCCGGTCGATTATCTGGCCCACCCGATCCAGACGCTCAAGGCCGGGGCGCTCGGCACCTGGATCACACTCGGCCTGGCCTGGGCCAAGCGCGCGCGCTTCGTGCTGGCGTCTACGTCCGAAGTCTACGGGGATCCTCAGGTGTCGCCGCAGCCCGAAACGTACTGGGGCCACGTCAACCCGATCGGGCCGCGCGGCTGCTACGATGAGGCGAAGCGGTTTGCGGAGGCCATGACCATGGCCTATCATCGCTCCCACGACGTGAACACCGGGATCGTTCGGATTTTCAATAGTGTTCTTGCGGATCAGCCGGTAGTGGTTTTCAATGACGACGACATTCATATCGAGCCCGTCGGCGAGTATGCGACTCGAATACGTCTTGAATCCAACCGACCCCGAATGGTTCTCGTTCCCGCGTTCGACCCGGAGACTCTGAGAGTTCGGCTTCGGACGGCTACGGCTCTTGTTCGTAGCGCGGCGCACACCGACGCGTTTGAGCTTCGGCTGCGATACGGACGCTCGGTGAAGGTGACCGGTGATCACAGTGTATTTGTCAAGGGGCCTGATGACCGCCCGGTGGCAAAGCCGGCCCGCGAGGTACGGGCGGGCGATCACGTCGCCATCGCCGGATACTTGCCCGTCGTGGAGCGTGACCGCACCTTCATCGACCTTGCGGAGGAGATCGCAAATGCCCTGGGACCTGAAGATCTCTGGCAATGGGCGGTGTATCATCCAAACATCAGTGGTCTTGTGACTGAGCGGAGGGACGAGATCCACCGGCTCCTCAAGAATACCGGGCGTTACCGAAAGGGCCGAAACCAGCACAACACGATCCGCTGTGCTACTCGGAAGTGGGTGCTTCAAAGCAAGATGCCCTTGTCGGTTACGCGAGCACTTGGTTGGGACGTACCCCCCGACTCAGGCATTGGTCCGTACGAGGGGTCCAATCGGACACTGCCTAACCGGTTTGACCTGTCGGATGATCTGCTGTGGGTCCTCGGGCTATTTCTCGCGGAAGGAGCCGAGCATTCCGGCAACGGTGTGCACTTCATCTCACTCTGCTCAGACGACATTTATCTGCGGCGCGCAGGGGAAATCCTAAGAACGCTCGGAATCCATGTTGGATCTCTCGGCTCAGCGACGAGGTATGCTCCTTCTATTTACGCGCATTCGAAACTGCTGCACCTCCTCTTTACGCGTTTGCTTGGACTTCGTGAGAAGCGAATCCCACCCTGGGTCATGCAACTCCCACTCCACCGGGCGAAGCACTTCGTCGAAGGCTTCCGGTGCGGTGACGGCACGCATAGCGGGGGCAAGATCGGCAAGGAGCTGTGCTTCGACACCACGAGCGAACGCCTTGCCGTCGATCTAAATTACCTTCTTCTGCGATTTGGGATCGTCGCGTCGTTCGGTAAGTACGAAACGACGTTCCGGCGGAAGTATGGTGAGCGCCGCTTCCCAATTTGCAGGCTGACGATCTGCGGACTCGACAATTTTGACGTTCTCTGCTGGGACCGGGGCGTGCGGCAGACGCTCAACGCGCAACGGATCGGAGATCTCGTCTGGTCCTTTGTCAAGGGAATCCGATCGTGCACGCTCACTCCGGCCGTGTACGATTTCTGCGTGCCCGGCGCAGAGAATTTTCTGGCGGGAAACGGGGTGTATTGTCACAATACCTATGGACCCCGCATGCGGCCGGACGACGGTCGCGTGATCCCGACGTTGCTCACCCAGGCCATCCGGGGCGAGCCGCTCACGGTCCACGGCGACGGCGCCCAGACGCGCAGCTTCTGTTACATCACCGATCTGGTGGACGGAATTGTCAGGCTCATCCGCTCCGACGTTCATGAGCCGGTAAATGTCGGAAACCCCGAAGAGATCCACGTGATCGACCTGGCGGCGCTCATCCTCGAGATGACTCGCGGCCGCGGTCCCATCGTGCACCGGCCGCGTCCCGAGGACGACCCGACGCAGCGGTGCCCCGACATTACGCGGGCGCGCACGCTGCTCGGCTGGGAGCCCCGCGTTCCGCTTCGGGAGGGACTCGGGCGAACGCTGGACTGGTTTGCGGCGGGGGCGGGGCCAGTCCTGGAACGCGGCGACGCGTGACGCCTTGTCGTGCCTCCGGGAGCGCGTTATCATGGTTGCAACGCGCCCGTAGCTCAGGGGAAAGAGCAGCTGCCTTCTAAGCAGCGGGTCGGGGGTTCAAGTCCCTCCGGGCGCGCCAGCTTTATTTGGGTCCAACCCGGACACATCGGTAACACTTTGTACCTAAGACATGGGTAACACTTTCGGCCCGAACGGATTTTCGAGCGGTTCCAGCACTCGCGTCTCGAGATCAAAGTAGCCCAAATCATACTCCATAAAGCTGACGAGCCAGATGTCATCCTGCACTTCTTTGA belongs to bacterium and includes:
- a CDS encoding VWA domain-containing protein — translated: MEFTWPVMLWALACLPASILAYVLGVRRVRRTAAQRFAEAPLFAQIAVRLPAVRRHIAMGLYFTALGLLLSAAARPVMAVPLPVNRATVILAIDTSGSMAAPDLQPTRLDAARRAALGFLDVFPPGPQVGLVTFSTYATLVVPPTDDRGAVRDALAGLKTQEATAIGDGIATSLRAVPGRAPSVPGASGQGSGGNTPFGQSPLGQSPLGQPPLGAPPGQAQPPAGTPGQGTSPADLPPAAIILLTDGGQNAGTADPIRMAALAKQLKVKIYTIGLGTPGGGVFNYQGQMVLVPFDPTLLAQVAAITDGRFYMSPTADDLKRIYRELGRTIGWEKRKTEVSALFVAGAGVLMLGGGALSMLWMGRLP
- a CDS encoding VWA domain-containing protein, translated to MSFLWPKVLWLYGIVPVLVATYVWVLRRPARERVQYPTLELARIAAAAGGRWRRHVPAVLYLATLCGVIFTVARPVAPVPVPDNQVAVMLSMDVSRSMMARDVVPTRLDAAKKAAVEFVRNLPRGAKVGLVSFSSYATLIAPPTDDHDRVIQAINGLNLEFATAIGDGLLEAVYALPGRQRPAGEVLPGVPPPPPPDADRLPPATVVLLSDGQSNRGTPPEDAATVARQLHVRVYTVGLGSPEGTFLELGGRGIFVRLDEETLKEIAEVTGGAYWRVSSSSELNRVYSRLGRVIGWKRVPVEVSGLAAVGVAALFLGTVATSLMWMHRLG
- a CDS encoding GlsB/YeaQ/YmgE family stress response membrane protein, encoding MSLLAWIVVGMVAGWLAKMVVPGEAPAGLAGDLLIGVVGAVIGGWIFRSLGHPGVTGLNVWSIVVAAVGAVVLLWLLRLFTGRRPVRLR
- a CDS encoding NAD-dependent epimerase/dehydratase family protein, whose translation is MVLVPAFDPETLRVRLRTATALVRSAAHTDAFELRLRYGRSVKVTGDHSVFVKGPDDRPVAKPAREVRAGDHVAIAGYLPVVERDRTFIDLAEEIANALGPEDLWQWAVYHPNISGLVTERRDEIHRLLKNTGRYRKGRNQHNTIRCATRKWVLQSKMPLSVTRALGWDVPPDSGIGPYEGSNRTLPNRFDLSDDLLWVLGLFLAEGAEHSGNGVHFISLCSDDIYLRRAGEILRTLGIHVGSLGSATRYAPSIYAHSKLLHLLFTRLLGLREKRIPPWVMQLPLHRAKHFVEGFRCGDGTHSGGKIGKELCFDTTSERLAVDLNYLLLRFGIVASFGKYETTFRRKYGERRFPICRLTICGLDNFDVLCWDRGVRQTLNAQRIGDLVWSFVKGIRSCTLTPAVYDFCVPGAENFLAGNGVYCHNTYGPRMRPDDGRVIPTLLTQAIRGEPLTVHGDGAQTRSFCYITDLVDGIVRLIRSDVHEPVNVGNPEEIHVIDLAALILEMTRGRGPIVHRPRPEDDPTQRCPDITRARTLLGWEPRVPLREGLGRTLDWFAAGAGPVLERGDA
- a CDS encoding integrase, yielding KEVQDDIWLVSFMEYDLGYFDLETRVLEPLENPFGPKVLPMS